A genomic region of Zea mays cultivar B73 chromosome 6, Zm-B73-REFERENCE-NAM-5.0, whole genome shotgun sequence contains the following coding sequences:
- the LOC100280370 gene encoding Ethylene-responsive transcription factor ERF013 (The RefSeq protein has 1 substitution compared to this genomic sequence) yields MVKTAASSSSDDAAAAKRRTYKGVRMRSWGSWVSEVRAPGQKTRIWLGSHATAEAAARAHDAALLCLRGSAADLNLPLRLPFDLPPAATMSPKAIQRVAAAAASASSSSSCGGGGGLRAPPPFAPRAENNGTSACSDGDGDATPASSTTSSPTSHADDVSSPDSTVSSAGDVDYYTSLADIDAFFQSPKCVVDYALMDPCSAFFAPDSTAADDDGGCCWAWEEDGGGIALWSFSATLDC; encoded by the coding sequence ATGGTGAAGACGGCGGcgagcagcagcagcgacgacgccgccgccgccaagAGGAGGACGTACAAGGGCGTGCGGATGCGGAGCTGGGGCTCGTGGGTGTCGGAGGTGCGAGCGCCCGGCCAGAAGACGCGGATATGGCTCGGCTCCCACGCCACCGccgaggccgcggcgcgcgcGCACGACGCCGCGCTGCTCTGCCTCCGGGGCTCGGCGGCCGACCTCAACTTCCCGCTCCGCCTCCCGTTCGACCTGCCCCCCGCGGCCACCATGTCGCCCAAAGCCATCCAGCgcgtggccgccgccgccgccagcgcctcctcctcctcctcctgcggcggtggcggcggcttgCGCGCGCCGCCGCCCTTCGCGCCACGCGCCGAGAACAACGGCACCAGTGCCTgcagcgacggcgacggcgacgccaCCCCGGCGTCGAGCACCACCAGCTCGCCCACCAGCCACGCCGACGACGTCTCCTCCCCGGACTCCACCGTCAGCAGCGCCGGCGACGTCGACTACTACACCTCGCTCGCGGACATCGACGCCTTCTTCCAGTCGCCCAAGTGCGTGGTGGACTACGCCCTCATGGACCCCTGCAGCGCCTTCTTCGCGCCGGACTCGACGGCGGCCGACGACGACGGCGGCTGCTGCTGGGCCTGGGAGGAGGACGGCGGCGGCATTGCGCTCTGGAGCTTCTCCGCTACACTGGACTGCTGA
- the LOC123670538 gene encoding uncharacterized protein LOC123670538, whose protein sequence is MDSRMSRASGSSNGGQGWPSYGLVSLIRCPKCERSELLVRLRSKRWENGNFGREFVKCESKPYRDNKVVKICIFFMWMDDYVKMLEGAGVVGGSGEMMASNIWDERAVANRADVTTNWDKFAAELKKMNDNMVELKKIKDNIVELKKMFGAFYASMIFILFLFFVMNYNCKR, encoded by the exons ATGGATTCACGCATGTCGCGGGCAAGCGGCTCCTCCAATGGAGGACAAGGATGGCCCAGTTATGGTCTGGTGTCGCTGATCCGCTGCCCCAAATGCGAAAGGTCAGAGTTGCTCGTGAGACTAAGATCGAAAAGGTGGGAGAACGGCAACTTTGGTCGAGAGTTCGTGAAGTGTGAAAGCAAGCCATATCGAGATAATAAG GTTGTTAAAATATGTATTTTTTTCATGTGGATGGACGATTATGTCAAGATGCTTGAAGGGGCAGGGGTGGTGGGTGGCTCTGGGGAGATGATGGCGTCTAATATCTGGGATGAACGAGCAGTAGCAAATAGAGCAGATGTGACTACAAACTGGGACAAATTTGCTGCCGAACTGAAGAAGATGAATGACAACATGGTCGAGTTGAAGAAGATAAAGGACAACATAGTTGAGTTGAAGAAGATGTTTGGAGCCTTTTATGCTTCTATGATTTTTATTCTATTCCTTTTCTTTGTGATGAACTATAATTGTAAGCGTTAA